One Phoenix dactylifera cultivar Barhee BC4 chromosome 8, palm_55x_up_171113_PBpolish2nd_filt_p, whole genome shotgun sequence genomic window carries:
- the LOC103708555 gene encoding proton pump-interactor 1-like codes for MGMEADGANITPSQVKEGIKGDNIFLAEMDSKTKPNQGQRLDGPNKFESVNGSHGVNGESKEGGHLANVNFPKDAVDEWPAPKQIHTFYFVKYRSYEDPKLKAMIEQADKEIQKKNQARFQITEALKAKRSERAQVISQLKPLTAEDKQYRMIMDEKRKEMKPFQEALGKLRTANNDVREKGMGLCSSEGELNELIQSLHYRMQHESLTLVEEKQLIKEIKLLEGTREKVIANAAMKAKIQDTLGQREAIQDQVKLLGGNIDGVRKEKQAVRTKIRQLEEELKFIDDEINSFQEELIAVNEKRNKAFETLNELRKARDEANACCFQNRSLLNTARALAAKKDIAALQQLAHAEVEKFMSQWSSNKAFRDDYEKRILPFLDIRQLSRDGRMRNLDEKPTVSEGPPSTIPETWPAKMSVKRVKEDLNPAPLHDTLTSHKVHDDGNTKSIEIASEGKMSGPMDSEHTSATEKSQKESSKVEEIDSVKLKEMIRDEEIAKAKLALERKKKLAEKAAAKAAVRAQKQAEKKLKEKEKRANKKAGTTAPASPAEQTEMDMKVVEPQETNVNVDAPVFEISKEKEKGRFRNRPKGQAPLPRVVIKRKKPPHSYWLWAAPVILMALVLVLLGCYYTFGRN; via the exons ATGGGCATGGAGGCCGACGGAGCTAATATAACTCCAAGCCAGGTCAAGGAAGGAATTAAAGGAGACAATATATTTCTTGCTGAAATGGATAGCAAGACAAAACCTAATCAGGGACAGAGACTCGATGGACCGAACAAATTTGAATCAGTGAATGGTTCACATGGAGTGAATGGAGAGAGCAAAGAGGGAGGTCATCTTGCCAATGTCAATTTCCCAAAGGATGCTGTAGATGAGTGGCCAGCACCGAAGCAAATTCATACCTTCTACTTTGTCAAGTACCGTTCTTATGAAGACCCAAAACTGAAGGCAATGATTGAACAAGCTGACAAGGAGATTCAAAAGAAGAATCAAGCTCGATTCCAGATAACTGAAGCGTTAAAGGCCAAAAGG TCTGAGAGAGCACAAGTCATTTCGCAATTAAAGCCTTTGACCGCGGAGGACAAACAATACCGTATGATTATGgatgagaagagaaaagaaatgaaacCTTTTCAAGAAGCTTTGGGCAAGCTGCGTACTGCAAATAATGATGTGAGGGAGAAAGGCATGGGTTTATGCTCTTCAGAGGGAGAGCTTAATGAACTT ATACAAAGCCTGCATTATCGGATGCAACATGAGAGCCTCACTTTAGTTGAGGAGAAGCAGTTGATAAAGGAGATCAAACTGCTtgaaggaacaagagaaaaggTTATTGCTAATGCTGCTATGAAAGCAAAAATTCAGGACACTTTAGGTCAGAGGGAAGCTATTCAAGACCAGGTCAAA TTACTAGGTGGTAACATTGATGGAGTGAGAAAGGAAAAACAAGCAGTTAGGACGAAAATCAGACAACTTGAAGAAGAACTGAAGTTCATTGATGATGAAATAAATTCCTTTCAGGAGGAGTTGATTGCTGTGAATGAGAAGAGGAACAAAGCATTTGAAACTCTCAATGAATTGAGGAAAGCACGTGATGAAGCA AACGCATGTTGCTTCCAAAACCGTTCTCTCTTAAACACTGCCAGGGCTCTTGCTGCAAAGAAGGATATAGCAGCACTGCAACAGCTTGCTCATGCTGAG GTAGAGAAATTTATGTCACAGTGGAGCAGTAATAAAGCCTTCAGAGATGATTATGAGAAGAGGATATTGCCATTCCTTGACATTCGACAGCTTAGCAGGGACGGACGGATGAGGAACCTTGACGAAAAGCCAACTGTTTCCGAGGGACCACCATCCACAATACCAGAGACTTGGCCAGCTAAAATGAGTGTGAAGCGAGTGAAGGAGGATTTGAACCCGGCTCCACTACATGATACTCTCACTAGTCACAAGGTACATGATGATGGCAATACTAAATCAATTGAGATCGCATCAGAAGGAAAGATGAGTGGTCCTATGGACAGTGAGCACACTTCAGCAACTGAGAAATCCCAGAAGGAGTCTTCAAAAGTTGAAGAGATTGATAGTGTAAAGTTGAAGGAGATGATAAGAGATGAGGAGATTGCAAAAGCTAAGTTGGCtttggagaggaagaagaagctaGCTGAGAAAGCAGCAGCAAAAGCAGCAGTCAGAGCTCAAAAGCAAGCTGAAAAGAAACTCAAG gagaaggagaagagagctAATAAGAAGGCTGGGACAACTGCCCCTGCTTCTCCTGCTGAGCAGACTGAAATGGACATGAAGGTCGTGGAGCCACAAGAAACCAATGTGAATGTAGATGCCCCAGTTTTtgaaataagtaaagaaaaagaaaaaggtaggtTTAGAAATCGCCCAAAAGGTCAGGCTCCACTCCCAAGGGTCGTCATTAAGAGGAAGAAGCCACCGCATTCATATTGGTTATGGGCTGCTCCAGTGATATTGATGGCTCTGGTGCTTGTGTTGTTGGGATGCTACTACACTTTTGGGAGAAACTGA